Within the Taeniopygia guttata chromosome 1, bTaeGut7.mat, whole genome shotgun sequence genome, the region TCCTTATAGGTTTTTATACCTCCTTGCTCTGGAACTCATGTTGCCAACTGAGTGAAGCTCTTCCAAGTATTGCTTACTACTACTGCAAGTAGAGTCTGCAAAATCTAATACAGTGATGAAAGTGAGAAAATTAAACCTTAacacaaaaatgaggaaatggtGCTTGATTGCAGAGAAACTTGGGACTGTTCAAATGAGGAGTCCAGGAGAAAGGtacaaaaaggagaaagtttAGTAGGTATCACATGCAGATTAAACTCTGCTGTTTGAAGTCAGAAatctctttaaaattaaatgcaaagaaGCTAATTGGGATTGCTGCTCTTGCTGTCTGAATGCTCAGAAAAAGTGGTCAATATTTCAGAAGCAGCATCTGCCTGGATGctgaatgttatttttcttacatttaatgcaaatatatttttcatttgtcatGTGACaactccttttctctctttttctggcAGGCAAACTCTCAGGCATTTTGCCACAACAAAGATCTCCACCAAATCCCTCGTGAGCTCTAtccaaatgtaaaaaaaatagatCTGTCGGGAAATCTGATTCAAAGCATTTCTGAAATGTCATCATCATTTTACACTTCCCTTCAGTGCCTGGATTTAAGCTCTAACCAGATAAGCTTCATCACGCCTGGAGTCTTCGCACACATGAAGAGTTTGCTGGAAATAAATTTAGCCAACAATCACTTGTATGAGCTTGCTCAAAATGGCACAGAGGGGATTGGACTCCTACCCAAGGTGGAAGTACTGGACTTGTCCCACAACAATCTGTACAATGGGATGGCTGAGTATTTCATTAAAgaagctccagcactgcagtatCTGTCCTTGGCAGACAACAGTATTATAATGATATCACAGAAGATGTTTGAGGGATCTCCCAATCTTGTGGAGATAGATCTTCAGAGCAACATCATCATGGAAATAGAAGAAGGTGCTTTTGAGACCCTAGTGAGCCTGTCCAAACTCAATCTCTCAAAGAATTCAATTACTTGCATCTCTGATTTTAATCTCAGGCAGCTGGAGATACTTGACCTTAGCAGGAATAGCATTGAGACCTTCCACACCACAAAATCAGATGATGAATATAGCTTAAGGTGTTTGGATCTGAGTGAAAACAAACTGTTTCATTTCCCAGTGTTCCCTCAGGTAAATAAACTGGTAACTCTGAATTTATCAAAGAATTTAATCCAGCTCACTGCTGAATCCCCTCACAATAAAATGGACTATGTGAAAAATGAATGGCTAAATGCTTCTTTCCATCTTCTTGATCAGAAGCAAAGTAGAAACAAAAGTTCTCTTTATTTATCCCAGCTTGTATATTTAGACTTAAGTTATAATGAAATCAAATCCATTCCAGAGGAGTTCTTTGAATCAATGTTGTCCCTTCACACCCTTAATCTCAGTAAAAACTGTCTTCAGGCATTTGCAGTAAGTTATGACAGTGCATTGATCTCTTTGACTGTCCTTGACTTGAGCTACAATGCTTTGCAGAACCTTCTCCTTGATGCTGGTGTGCTGTCAAATTTGAAGGAGCTCTATATTCAAAACAATTATCTTCAAGCACTGCAGTTTGACATCTTCTCCAATCTTCCTAGCCTTAGACTGCTTAATCTACAAAGCAATAATATCAGCCTTTGCAGCATGTACTCAGGGTTAGCTAAGCAAAGACTTGCTGGAGAGGAAAGTGGTTGTGTATCATTTGTCAATTCTCCTACTCTTCAGTACTTGTTCCTAGCTGACAACATGCTGAACATCCTACCAGCATACAGCTTCTACAAGACTCCTCTGGTTGTCTTGGACCTCTCCATGAACCCTGGACTGAAAATAGAACTTAAAGCATTATCAGGTCTGGAAAAGTCTCTGGAATGTTTGTATTTATATGGTAATAGCCTGATAGAATTAAATATTGACTTACCTTGTTTTAGTCACCTTAAACATTTAAACCTCTCTGAAAATCAGCTGAACTGGCTGCCTAAGTGGAGTAGTGACTCTCCACTAGAAGTTCTGGACCTACGGAACAACAGGTTCAGTACATTACAGAGCAGCAATATTTTAGCATTAGAAAATTCACTTAAAAACTTGTATCTCACCGGGAACCCACTCAACTGCTGTGGAAACATCTGGCTTTCATCCATGATCCAGAACAAAAATGTCCAGATCCCCAACGTGGAGCATTTAACGTGCCAGCACAGTCCAAATTTTGGGTACCAGGACAAAATGCACATTGGGAACATTAGACCAGAAGACTGTGAAAAAGAGGATCTGAAGAAAATCAACTTCCTTATTATATTAACATTTGTGTTGGTTTTATCTGTGATCATCATTGGTGTGGGTTCATATTTTTGCTTCCGCAGGCAAAACTTTAGCCATCAGTTTAAAGCATAGCAACACAAAATGCCTTGAAAACTGAAGAAATCAGGTGCTACACTGACAGTGTGTAGAAATAAAGGGTAAAATTCTCATCTTTGATTTTCAGCTATGGATTTTAAGTGCTTTTGAAGTGCCCTGAATTACACCACTGGTATGGGTTGCAGGGGTTTGAAGGAGAATTTGCCATGTTTTGCAGAACCATAGTTTAACTCAAAGAGGAGAAATTTGGCCCTTGTGTGCAATACGTATTTAACTGAGTTTAATGTGAAGAAAGTAATCTCTGGGtgaaggtttttaaaaaaaaaatcctggagcATGAATTTCAACCAGCTAACATTGacctgaaatgtttttatttctaagaaaaACTGCTGGATATGATTCCATTTCAGTGCAGAAGAATAGTGTATCTATTTTTAAAGGCCACGGGAGGTTAGACtgcaaaaaagtattttcaagaTACCAGTGTGAAATAATGCATAGGGAACACAGCCCTGGGCCATTATTCAATCTTTC harbors:
- the LOC100221052 gene encoding transforming growth factor beta activator LRRC32-like, encoding MKLYIIFFLAVVNKQTFNYQPPEGTSCEMANSQAFCHNKDLHQIPRELYPNVKKIDLSGNLIQSISEMSSSFYTSLQCLDLSSNQISFITPGVFAHMKSLLEINLANNHLYELAQNGTEGIGLLPKVEVLDLSHNNLYNGMAEYFIKEAPALQYLSLADNSIIMISQKMFEGSPNLVEIDLQSNIIMEIEEGAFETLVSLSKLNLSKNSITCISDFNLRQLEILDLSRNSIETFHTTKSDDEYSLRCLDLSENKLFHFPVFPQVNKLVTLNLSKNLIQLTAESPHNKMDYVKNEWLNASFHLLDQKQSRNKSSLYLSQLVYLDLSYNEIKSIPEEFFESMLSLHTLNLSKNCLQAFAVSYDSALISLTVLDLSYNALQNLLLDAGVLSNLKELYIQNNYLQALQFDIFSNLPSLRLLNLQSNNISLCSMYSGLAKQRLAGEESGCVSFVNSPTLQYLFLADNMLNILPAYSFYKTPLVVLDLSMNPGLKIELKALSGLEKSLECLYLYGNSLIELNIDLPCFSHLKHLNLSENQLNWLPKWSSDSPLEVLDLRNNRFSTLQSSNILALENSLKNLYLTGNPLNCCGNIWLSSMIQNKNVQIPNVEHLTCQHSPNFGYQDKMHIGNIRPEDCEKEDLKKINFLIILTFVLVLSVIIIGVGSYFCFRRQNFSHQFKA